A single region of the Nocardioides aquaticus genome encodes:
- a CDS encoding peptidoglycan D,D-transpeptidase FtsI family protein has translation MRRTRTSSPRAGRPRLGSGRGSSPFRLRIGFLVIAVVLSVFAGRLVQLQGLDPNSYAAMAAAEGTAVVALPATRGEILDRDGEPLADSVAGLMIIADPGLTAAQAPALATLLARRLDLDYVETLERLRVPDSQFQYVARQLPAAQAQRVVDEATEAGFVGLTTRDDPIRTYPAGDVAANVLGFLGRPSESGRARPLAGLEATFGDWLAGHDGEARYQVGDGNRLPLGESRLQEPEDGQDLTTTLDSNLQWYVQRALRDTVRKAGGESGIAIVMDSSSGEVLAMADHPTYDASDPEATPDQELYKSRAVTDIYEPGSVEKVLTMAALIDAGKLTMDTRFSVPGELATDDTVVHDYWEHGVLRLTTAGIVAKSSNVGTVLASEYFAKGQLRSYLEQFGITRKTGVGLAGEQAGLLPTAAQWTDATAARVAFGQSLSVTALQMTAAVNTIANGGVRVDPSVIEGSAVTDGGATVGTEQATSRRVVSEEAARQTSLMMEQVLDPEEGSAPAAAVPGYRVAGKTGTAQRVNEEGFYDGSTTVSFGGFAPADDPRLTVYVAVHDPRAGSGGGSTAGPAFAKIMGVALRHYGIPPTGSKPEKVATEWGPGDDNLAR, from the coding sequence GTGCGACGGACCCGGACGAGCAGCCCGCGGGCGGGTCGGCCCCGGTTGGGCAGCGGTCGCGGGTCGAGCCCGTTCCGGCTGCGCATCGGCTTCCTGGTGATCGCGGTCGTGCTCTCGGTCTTCGCCGGCCGCCTGGTCCAGCTCCAGGGCCTCGACCCCAACTCGTACGCCGCGATGGCCGCCGCCGAGGGCACCGCGGTCGTGGCGCTGCCCGCGACCCGCGGCGAGATCCTGGACCGCGACGGCGAGCCCCTCGCGGACTCGGTCGCGGGCCTGATGATCATCGCCGACCCCGGGCTGACCGCCGCCCAGGCCCCGGCGCTGGCGACCCTGCTGGCCCGCCGCCTGGACCTCGACTACGTCGAGACCCTCGAGCGGCTGCGGGTCCCGGACAGCCAGTTCCAGTACGTCGCCCGTCAGCTGCCCGCGGCGCAGGCCCAGCGCGTCGTCGACGAGGCCACCGAGGCCGGCTTCGTCGGCCTCACCACCCGCGACGACCCGATCCGCACCTACCCGGCCGGGGACGTCGCGGCCAACGTGCTCGGCTTCCTGGGCCGCCCCTCCGAGTCCGGCCGGGCCCGTCCGCTGGCCGGTCTGGAGGCCACCTTCGGCGACTGGCTGGCCGGCCACGACGGCGAGGCCCGCTACCAGGTCGGCGACGGCAACCGGCTCCCGCTCGGTGAGAGCAGGCTGCAGGAGCCGGAGGACGGCCAGGACCTCACCACCACCCTGGACTCGAACCTGCAGTGGTACGTCCAGCGTGCGCTGCGCGACACCGTCCGCAAGGCCGGCGGTGAGTCCGGGATCGCCATCGTCATGGACTCGAGCTCCGGCGAGGTGCTCGCGATGGCCGACCACCCCACGTACGACGCCAGCGACCCCGAGGCGACCCCGGACCAGGAGCTCTACAAGTCGCGCGCCGTCACCGACATCTACGAGCCCGGGTCGGTGGAGAAGGTGCTGACCATGGCGGCGCTCATCGACGCCGGCAAGCTCACGATGGACACCAGGTTCTCGGTGCCCGGCGAGCTCGCGACCGACGACACGGTCGTGCACGACTACTGGGAGCACGGCGTCCTCCGGCTCACCACCGCCGGCATCGTGGCCAAGTCCTCGAACGTCGGCACGGTCCTGGCGTCGGAGTACTTCGCCAAGGGCCAGCTGCGCTCCTACCTCGAGCAGTTCGGGATCACCCGCAAGACCGGGGTCGGCCTGGCCGGCGAGCAGGCCGGCCTGCTGCCGACGGCCGCGCAGTGGACCGACGCCACCGCGGCCCGGGTCGCATTCGGCCAGTCCCTGTCGGTGACCGCGCTGCAGATGACCGCGGCCGTGAACACGATCGCCAACGGCGGCGTGCGGGTCGACCCCAGCGTCATCGAGGGCTCCGCGGTCACCGACGGCGGCGCGACCGTCGGCACCGAGCAGGCCACCAGCCGCCGCGTGGTCAGCGAGGAGGCGGCCCGCCAGACCTCGCTGATGATGGAGCAGGTGCTCGACCCCGAGGAGGGGTCGGCCCCCGCCGCGGCGGTGCCCGGCTACCGGGTGGCCGGCAAGACCGGCACCGCCCAGCGGGTCAACGAGGAGGGCTTCTACGACGGCTCGACGACCGTCTCCTTCGGCGGCTTCGCCCCCGCCGACGACCCCCGGCTGACCGTCTACGTCGCGGTGCACGACCCCCGCGCCGGCTCGGGCGGCGGCTCCACCGCCGGGCCGGCCTTCGCCAAGATCATGGGCGTCGCCCTGCGCCACTACGGCATCCCGCCGACCGGGTCGAAGCCGGAGAAGGTGGCCACCGAGTGGGGTCCGGGCGACGATAACCTCGCCCGGTGA
- the rsmH gene encoding 16S rRNA (cytosine(1402)-N(4))-methyltransferase RsmH — protein sequence MAAPAHAPVLLDRVVALLAPALARPGAVLVDATLGAGGHTEAVLERCPQARVVGVDRDRDALDLARERLAPFGDRFTGVHAVYDEVPDVLAELGLAGADGVLFDLGVSSMQLDRAERGFAYAVDAPLDMRMDASTGPTAADVLNGYDARELTRVLRDYGEEKFARKIAGAVVRQREQAPFTTSQALVELLYREIPAPARRTGGHPAKRTFQALRMEVNDELGVLRRAMPAAVASLVVGGRIVVESYHSLEDRLVKQVLTAATRLDVPDDLPFVPEGQEPPLRMLTRGAEKADDEEHAANPRAASVRLRAAERVHPDRPTTGHPRDARRTPPTHGAPR from the coding sequence ATGGCCGCCCCCGCCCACGCCCCGGTCCTGCTCGACCGGGTCGTCGCACTGCTCGCGCCCGCCCTCGCCCGGCCCGGTGCCGTCCTCGTCGACGCCACCCTCGGCGCCGGCGGGCACACCGAGGCCGTCCTGGAGCGGTGCCCGCAGGCCCGCGTGGTCGGCGTGGACCGGGACCGCGACGCGCTCGACCTGGCCCGGGAGCGACTCGCCCCGTTCGGGGACCGGTTCACCGGCGTCCACGCGGTCTACGACGAGGTCCCCGACGTCCTGGCCGAGCTCGGCCTCGCGGGCGCCGACGGCGTGCTGTTCGACCTCGGGGTCTCCTCGATGCAGCTCGACCGGGCCGAGCGCGGCTTCGCCTACGCCGTCGACGCGCCCCTCGACATGCGGATGGACGCCTCGACCGGGCCCACCGCGGCCGACGTGCTCAACGGCTACGACGCCCGCGAGCTCACCCGGGTCCTGCGGGACTACGGCGAGGAGAAGTTCGCCCGCAAGATCGCCGGCGCGGTCGTCCGGCAGCGCGAGCAGGCGCCGTTCACCACCTCGCAGGCCCTGGTCGAGCTGCTCTACCGCGAGATCCCCGCCCCGGCCCGCCGGACCGGCGGGCACCCCGCCAAGCGCACCTTCCAGGCGCTGCGGATGGAGGTCAACGACGAGCTCGGCGTGCTGCGCCGCGCGATGCCCGCCGCGGTCGCCAGCCTCGTCGTGGGCGGCCGGATCGTCGTGGAGTCCTACCACTCCCTGGAGGACCGCCTCGTCAAGCAGGTCCTCACCGCCGCCACCCGCCTCGACGTCCCCGACGACCTGCCGTTCGTCCCCGAGGGCCAGGAGCCGCCGCTGCGGATGCTGACCCGCGGGGCCGAGAAGGCCGACGACGAGGAGCACGCAGCCAACCCCCGGGCCGCCTCGGTCCGGTTGCGCGCCGCCGAGCGCGTCCACCCCGACCGGCCCACCACCGGCCACCCGCGCGACGCCCGACGTACGCCCCCGACCCACGGAGCACCCCGATGA
- the mraZ gene encoding division/cell wall cluster transcriptional repressor MraZ, producing MHFMGTYTPKLDEKGRLFLPAKFRNRLAEGLVVTQGQEQCLVVWPQDVFDAEADRVSSRPLTSKSARAYTRMLFSSGAEGALDKQGRISIPTTLRDFAGLDRDVVVIGARDRLEIWNPERWREYEQQALPEYVDLDEDDE from the coding sequence ATGCACTTCATGGGCACCTACACCCCGAAGCTCGACGAGAAGGGCCGGCTCTTCCTCCCGGCCAAGTTCAGGAACCGGCTCGCGGAGGGGCTCGTGGTGACGCAGGGACAGGAGCAGTGCCTCGTGGTCTGGCCCCAGGACGTCTTCGACGCCGAGGCCGACCGGGTCTCCTCCCGCCCCCTGACCAGCAAGTCGGCACGTGCCTACACCCGCATGCTCTTCTCCAGCGGCGCCGAGGGTGCGCTGGACAAGCAGGGACGCATCTCGATCCCCACCACGCTGCGCGACTTCGCCGGGCTCGACCGCGACGTCGTGGTCATCGGCGCCCGGGACCGCCTCGAGATCTGGAACCCCGAGCGCTGGCGTGAGTACGAGCAGCAGGCGCTCCCCGAGTACGTCGACCTCGACGAGGACGACGAGTGA
- a CDS encoding AAA family ATPase, which yields MDPAPSPAATGPRPTSSADLATVAAVVGRIRANIERVIEGKPQVVASAVTVLLAEGHLLIEDVPGVGKTMLSKALARSIDCSVRRIQFTPDLLPSDVTGVSVFNQDTRQFEFRPGGVFANVVVGDEINRASPKTQSALLECMEERQVTVDNATYALEAPFMVIATQNPVEMEGTYSLPEAQRDRFMARVSMGYPVEAAEIAMLDSHAGHSPLEDLDAVTDAAEIRKLCEIVAGVHVSAPVQRYAVAITGATRRSDHLVLGASPRATLHLVRAAKAVAAMDGRDYVLPDDVRTLTGPVLTHRLMPSVEASMTGRSVGHVLADLVDAVPVPRGGGGA from the coding sequence GTGGACCCCGCTCCCTCCCCTGCCGCCACCGGCCCCCGACCCACCTCGTCGGCGGACCTCGCGACCGTCGCCGCGGTGGTGGGGCGGATCCGCGCGAACATCGAGCGGGTGATCGAGGGGAAGCCCCAGGTCGTCGCCTCGGCGGTCACGGTGCTGCTGGCCGAGGGCCACCTCCTGATCGAGGACGTGCCCGGCGTCGGCAAGACCATGCTGAGCAAGGCGCTGGCGCGCAGCATCGACTGCAGCGTGCGGCGCATCCAGTTCACGCCCGACCTGCTGCCCTCCGACGTCACCGGCGTCTCCGTCTTCAACCAGGACACCCGGCAGTTCGAGTTCCGCCCCGGCGGGGTGTTCGCCAACGTGGTCGTCGGCGACGAGATCAACCGGGCCTCGCCGAAGACGCAGTCGGCGCTGCTGGAGTGCATGGAGGAGCGCCAGGTGACGGTGGACAACGCCACCTACGCCCTGGAGGCGCCGTTCATGGTCATCGCCACCCAGAACCCGGTGGAGATGGAGGGCACCTACTCGCTGCCCGAGGCGCAGCGCGACCGCTTCATGGCCCGCGTCTCGATGGGCTACCCCGTGGAGGCGGCCGAGATCGCCATGCTCGACTCGCACGCCGGGCACTCCCCGCTCGAGGACCTCGACGCCGTCACCGACGCCGCCGAGATCCGCAAGCTCTGCGAGATCGTCGCGGGGGTGCACGTCTCGGCCCCCGTCCAGCGCTACGCCGTGGCCATCACCGGCGCGACGCGACGCAGCGACCACCTCGTGCTCGGCGCGTCGCCCCGCGCCACGCTGCACCTGGTCCGGGCCGCCAAGGCCGTGGCGGCCATGGACGGTCGCGACTACGTGCTGCCCGACGACGTCCGCACGCTGACCGGGCCGGTGCTCACCCACCGGCTGATGCCCAGCGTCGAGGCGTCGATGACCGGGCGCTCCGTCGGGCACGTCCTGGCCGACCTCGTCGACGCCGTGCCGGTGCCCCGGGGCGGCGGCGGTGCGTGA
- a CDS encoding DUF58 domain-containing protein: MREALSGLTVRGRAFLAAGVTAVVCAVLLDQRPLSRVGVLLVALPLLAAVVLARTRYRLSLVREVSPRQVVVGQPAQVALTLTNDGRTPSGLLLLEEQVPYELGARPRFVLEGIGHGWSRHAAYQVRSDLRGRFEVGPMSVRVTDPFGLLELGRAFRSTATLTVVPRTVDLPAVPLGQGWTGSGDERLRAAATGSAEDVTVRTYRRGDDLRRVHWRSSARTGELMVRREEQPWQARATVFLDDRVVAHRGAGPTSSFETAVTAAASVATHLARRGYTVRLVTATGEDPASARHDAAHGPDAARLLESLAVLRLHAAVRLDQGWLADHTAGVTVAVVGLLQAADAPVLRRMAHPGLSLAMALDLDAWGRSAGGPGGPAAPVLLHQGWRVASVGPGDDLVTAWQELGRGGARPAVRTGLGEPVGGAS, translated from the coding sequence GTGCGTGAGGCCCTCTCCGGGCTGACCGTGCGCGGGCGCGCCTTCCTGGCCGCGGGCGTCACCGCCGTGGTCTGCGCGGTGCTCCTCGACCAGCGACCGCTGAGCCGGGTCGGCGTGCTGCTCGTGGCGCTGCCCCTGCTCGCCGCCGTGGTCCTCGCCCGCACCCGCTACCGGCTCTCGCTGGTGCGGGAGGTCTCCCCGCGCCAGGTCGTCGTGGGTCAGCCGGCCCAGGTCGCGCTCACCCTGACCAACGACGGTCGTACGCCCAGCGGGCTGCTCCTGCTCGAGGAGCAGGTGCCCTACGAGCTCGGCGCCCGGCCCCGCTTCGTCCTCGAGGGGATCGGCCACGGGTGGAGCAGGCACGCGGCCTACCAGGTGCGCTCGGACCTGCGCGGGCGCTTCGAGGTCGGACCGATGTCGGTGCGCGTCACCGATCCCTTCGGCCTGCTCGAGCTGGGCCGCGCCTTCCGCTCCACCGCCACCTTGACGGTGGTCCCGCGCACCGTGGACCTCCCGGCCGTCCCGCTCGGCCAGGGGTGGACCGGCTCCGGCGACGAGCGGCTGCGCGCCGCGGCCACCGGGTCGGCCGAGGACGTCACCGTGCGCACCTACCGCCGCGGCGACGACCTGCGCCGGGTGCACTGGCGCAGCTCCGCACGGACCGGTGAGCTCATGGTGCGGCGCGAGGAGCAGCCCTGGCAGGCCCGCGCCACCGTCTTCCTCGACGACCGGGTGGTCGCCCACCGCGGCGCGGGTCCGACGTCCTCCTTCGAGACCGCGGTGACCGCGGCCGCCTCGGTGGCCACCCACCTCGCCCGGCGCGGCTACACCGTGCGCCTGGTGACGGCCACCGGTGAGGACCCCGCGTCCGCCCGGCACGACGCCGCGCACGGTCCGGACGCCGCCCGGCTGCTGGAGTCGCTGGCCGTCCTGCGCCTGCACGCGGCCGTCCGGCTCGACCAGGGCTGGCTCGCCGACCACACCGCCGGGGTGACGGTCGCCGTCGTCGGCCTGCTGCAGGCCGCCGACGCACCGGTGCTGCGCCGGATGGCCCACCCCGGACTCTCGCTGGCCATGGCCCTCGACCTGGACGCGTGGGGCAGGTCGGCCGGCGGACCCGGCGGGCCGGCGGCCCCGGTGCTGCTGCACCAGGGCTGGCGGGTCGCCTCCGTCGGGCCGGGCGACGACCTGGTCACGGCGTGGCAGGAGCTCGGCCGCGGCGGGGCGCGCCCCGCGGTGCGGACCGGTCTCGGCGAGCCCGTCGGGGGTGCGTCGTGA
- a CDS encoding DUF3040 domain-containing protein encodes MPLSEEELRLLEQMERALVEEDPKFASTLRGTSMRRTARRRALLAAVVFVVGVVVLMTGAITNQVVVGIVGFVVMLGSATLALTSLRGQPQVRVPDDASGAAPGAGSPGLAVIDGGRSLKPRKSRGRTPGSGKGASRPSGSFMERMEQRWRRRREGNGF; translated from the coding sequence GTGCCGCTCTCGGAAGAAGAGCTGCGACTGCTCGAGCAGATGGAGCGCGCGCTCGTCGAGGAGGACCCGAAGTTCGCCTCGACCCTGCGGGGCACCTCGATGCGCAGGACAGCCCGTCGCCGTGCGCTGCTCGCCGCCGTCGTGTTCGTGGTCGGGGTCGTCGTGCTGATGACCGGAGCCATCACCAACCAGGTCGTCGTGGGCATCGTCGGCTTCGTGGTCATGCTGGGCAGCGCCACCCTCGCGCTGACGTCGCTGCGTGGTCAGCCGCAGGTCCGGGTGCCCGACGACGCCTCCGGCGCGGCACCCGGTGCCGGCAGCCCCGGCCTCGCGGTCATCGACGGCGGTCGCTCGCTGAAGCCGCGCAAGTCCCGCGGGCGTACGCCGGGCTCCGGCAAGGGCGCCTCGCGCCCGTCCGGCTCCTTCATGGAGCGCATGGAGCAGCGCTGGCGCCGTCGCCGCGAGGGCAACGGCTTCTGA
- the dinB gene encoding DNA polymerase IV: MSVPDAYERSRACPVLHVDMDAFYASVALRDRPDLQDTPVFVGGGHRGVVLSANYLARAHGVRSAMPGSRALRLCPDAVVLKPDHAVFATVSAAVMETFRQVTPLVEGVSMDEAFLDVSGAVRLLGTPLAIAEQLRARIADEQRITCSVGVAATVSVAKLASTRAKPDGVRVVLPDEVAAFLHHRDVGDLHGVGEKTRDRLRRRGYLTVGDLARTEVEVLRRDLGEHLGPHLHTLAWGADRRQVRSRHAPVFAGVTQDPDKSMGAQSTFGRDTADRAVVLRELLRLTTSVTGRMRTAGVAGRTVALTVRFSDFTTLTRSRTLGEATDATQEVFAAVVALHDALGLRGERLRLVGVRVEGLRPRAGIHHQHVLGEREVGWAEADRAVDQAARRFGSAAVRPASLLGGGANSPVSLPPVERPA, encoded by the coding sequence GTGAGCGTCCCGGACGCCTACGAGCGCTCGCGGGCCTGCCCGGTGCTGCACGTCGACATGGACGCGTTCTACGCCTCGGTCGCGCTGCGGGACCGCCCGGACCTGCAGGACACCCCGGTCTTCGTCGGTGGCGGGCACCGCGGGGTCGTGCTGTCGGCGAACTACCTGGCCCGGGCCCACGGCGTGCGCTCGGCGATGCCCGGGTCGCGCGCCCTGCGGCTGTGCCCGGACGCGGTGGTGCTCAAGCCCGACCACGCGGTGTTCGCCACCGTCTCGGCCGCGGTGATGGAGACCTTCCGGCAGGTGACCCCGCTGGTGGAGGGCGTCTCGATGGACGAGGCGTTCCTGGACGTCTCGGGCGCCGTCCGCCTCCTGGGCACCCCGCTGGCGATCGCCGAGCAGCTCCGGGCGCGGATCGCCGACGAGCAGCGGATCACCTGCTCGGTCGGGGTGGCCGCGACCGTCTCGGTGGCCAAGCTGGCCAGCACCCGCGCCAAGCCGGACGGCGTGCGGGTGGTGCTTCCCGACGAGGTGGCGGCCTTCTTGCACCACCGCGACGTCGGCGACCTGCACGGGGTGGGGGAGAAGACCCGGGACCGGCTGCGCCGTCGGGGCTACCTCACGGTGGGCGACCTCGCGCGGACCGAGGTCGAGGTGCTGCGCCGTGACCTCGGGGAGCACCTCGGCCCCCACCTGCACACCCTGGCGTGGGGCGCGGACCGGCGACAGGTGCGCTCGCGGCACGCCCCCGTCTTCGCCGGCGTCACCCAGGACCCGGACAAGTCCATGGGCGCCCAGTCGACCTTCGGCCGTGACACGGCCGATCGTGCCGTGGTGCTGCGCGAGCTGCTGCGCCTGACCACCTCGGTCACCGGCCGGATGCGGACCGCCGGTGTCGCGGGCCGCACGGTGGCCCTGACGGTGCGCTTCTCGGACTTCACCACCCTGACCCGTTCCCGGACGCTGGGGGAGGCCACCGACGCCACCCAGGAGGTCTTCGCTGCCGTCGTCGCGCTGCACGACGCCCTGGGGCTGCGCGGTGAGCGGCTGCGGCTGGTCGGGGTGCGGGTGGAGGGGTTGCGACCCCGCGCGGGGATCCACCACCAGCACGTCCTCGGGGAGCGCGAGGTGGGCTGGGCGGAGGCCGACCGGGCGGTCGACCAGGCCGCGCGGCGGTTCGGCTCGGCGGCCGTGCGGCCTGCCAGCCTGCTCGGGGGTGGGGCGAATTCGCCGGTGTCCCTACCGCCGGTGGAGCGGCCTGCCTAG
- a CDS encoding methyltransferase domain-containing protein: MPATERPSERRSAIRTAVVWDALRPVLDAGPLDVLDIGGGTGGSAVAVAERGHRVTVVDPSPDALASLARRARERGVEVAAVQGDLSTTLHVLGADGADLVLCHGVLEVVDDPGTALDTLRAVVRDGGALSLLVAQRHAAVLARAMAGHFVAAREALEPGAPLDRAGRRFTHDELDDLVATAGFADREVHAVRVFADLVPGALLDAEPGATTALLDLERAVASRPEYLPLATQLHLLAR, translated from the coding sequence ATGCCGGCGACGGAGCGACCCAGCGAGCGCAGGAGCGCGATCCGCACGGCCGTGGTGTGGGACGCGCTGCGGCCCGTCCTCGACGCCGGGCCCCTCGACGTGCTCGACATCGGCGGTGGGACCGGCGGCTCGGCCGTCGCCGTCGCCGAGCGCGGGCACCGGGTCACCGTGGTCGACCCGAGCCCCGACGCCCTGGCCTCGCTGGCACGCCGGGCCCGCGAGCGCGGGGTCGAGGTGGCCGCGGTGCAGGGCGACCTGTCCACGACGCTCCACGTCCTCGGCGCGGACGGGGCCGACCTCGTGCTGTGCCACGGCGTGCTCGAGGTCGTCGACGACCCGGGGACGGCCCTGGACACCCTCCGTGCGGTCGTGCGTGACGGTGGCGCGCTCAGCCTCCTGGTGGCCCAGCGGCACGCCGCGGTGCTGGCCCGGGCGATGGCCGGGCACTTCGTGGCTGCGCGCGAGGCGCTCGAGCCGGGCGCCCCGCTCGACCGCGCCGGACGCCGCTTCACCCACGACGAGCTGGACGACCTCGTCGCGACGGCGGGGTTCGCCGACCGGGAGGTGCACGCCGTCCGGGTCTTCGCCGACCTGGTCCCCGGGGCCCTGCTCGACGCCGAGCCCGGGGCGACGACCGCGCTGCTCGACCTGGAGCGGGCGGTGGCCTCGCGCCCGGAGTACCTCCCGCTGGCGACCCAGCTCCACCTGCTCGCCCGCTGA
- a CDS encoding SAV_6107 family HEPN domain-containing protein: MAARREDRTGQRRGQQHGQQHGRGTAVVERPVSLPATTHSYLGRSAESLSEAVGSTDVATRYACAHVAALRAAAALLAARARPEPSRGRRQKNAWVLLSEVAPELGEWATFFAAGAGKRAAAEAGSSRAVGEREADDLVRDADRFLAVVEEMLGLVPHAAVPSSWAACQPAPTRYAG, from the coding sequence ATGGCGGCACGACGCGAGGACCGGACGGGGCAGCGGCGCGGGCAGCAGCACGGGCAGCAGCACGGGCGGGGGACCGCGGTGGTCGAGCGACCGGTGAGCCTGCCGGCCACGACCCACTCCTACCTCGGGCGGTCCGCCGAGTCCCTCAGCGAGGCGGTCGGCAGCACCGACGTCGCCACGCGCTACGCCTGCGCCCACGTCGCCGCGCTGCGCGCCGCGGCGGCCCTGCTCGCCGCGCGTGCTCGTCCCGAGCCGTCCCGGGGGCGCCGGCAGAAGAACGCCTGGGTCCTGCTGAGCGAGGTGGCACCGGAGCTCGGTGAGTGGGCGACGTTCTTCGCCGCCGGGGCCGGCAAGCGGGCCGCGGCCGAGGCCGGGTCCTCGCGCGCGGTGGGTGAGCGCGAGGCCGACGACCTGGTCCGCGACGCCGACCGGTTCCTGGCGGTGGTGGAGGAGATGCTGGGCCTGGTCCCGCACGCCGCGGTGCCGTCGTCGTGGGCTGCGTGCCAGCCCGCCCCGACCCGCTACGCGGGGTGA
- a CDS encoding YbaK/EbsC family protein → MTSEHPGVTRFRAAHAERGGTGEVVILPDAAHTAVLAAAALGCEVGAIANSLLFEVDGHPVLVLTSGAHRVDTSAVAARIGTGPLRRASAELVRAATGQVIGGVSPLGHPTPVPTYVDTWLRRHPRVWAAAGHPAAVFSTDADELVRMTGAHEIDVERSSGPGRT, encoded by the coding sequence ATGACGTCCGAGCATCCTGGTGTCACCCGGTTCCGAGCCGCGCACGCGGAGCGCGGCGGGACCGGTGAAGTGGTCATTCTGCCTGACGCCGCCCACACCGCCGTCCTCGCCGCCGCCGCGCTCGGCTGCGAGGTGGGCGCGATCGCCAACAGCCTGCTCTTCGAGGTCGACGGGCACCCCGTCCTGGTGCTGACCAGCGGCGCCCACCGGGTCGACACGTCGGCGGTGGCCGCCCGGATCGGCACCGGCCCGCTGCGTCGCGCCTCCGCCGAGCTCGTCCGGGCCGCGACCGGGCAGGTGATCGGGGGCGTGTCCCCCCTCGGCCACCCCACGCCGGTGCCCACCTACGTCGACACCTGGCTGCGCCGGCACCCCCGGGTCTGGGCGGCCGCCGGCCACCCGGCCGCGGTGTTCTCCACCGACGCCGACGAGCTGGTGAGGATGACCGGTGCCCACGAGATCGACGTCGAGCGATCCTCCGGGCCCGGCCGGACCTAG
- a CDS encoding phytoene desaturase family protein: MARVVVVGGGLGGLAVALRLAKQGEQVTLVERAPTLGGALRPVEADGWSWDGAVTWTMLPAVVRDLVHKTGRPLERELDLQPVPVLREHRFVDDTRLLLPGGSRQGQRRAFEALGAGLGDQWLAHTDAYAPVWETLRRGYLEPWETTGTGPSQEALALLGSRETLRRRLRGSLRDDRLADVAAHPLVVDGHAPRDVPAWAGVTSWLEQCFGGWRFTGGTARLLDLLVDRLALRRVGVHTGTDVLDVVVRSGRVAGVATTAGVLDADVVVCAVDPRRLPTLAPLVRATVPALPPALTHVGLHDPPPLDHELVLHGDPLVVVRPSGPGAWTVLGRGRGASDPLADLARAGLDVRDQVAVRVDRSPRALVEEWGGSPLGVLWQGRGTVRHRIGPRTPVPGLYAAGAHAVPGPGVPFVGMSAALVVHAVLADLGRPVEP; the protein is encoded by the coding sequence GTGGCACGCGTGGTGGTGGTGGGGGGCGGGCTCGGCGGTCTGGCGGTCGCCCTGCGGCTGGCCAAGCAGGGCGAGCAGGTCACCCTCGTCGAGCGCGCGCCGACCCTCGGGGGCGCCCTGCGCCCGGTCGAGGCCGACGGGTGGTCGTGGGACGGGGCCGTCACCTGGACCATGCTGCCCGCGGTGGTGCGCGACCTGGTGCACAAGACCGGTCGGCCGCTCGAGCGCGAGCTGGACCTGCAGCCGGTGCCGGTGCTGCGCGAGCACCGCTTCGTCGACGACACCCGGCTGCTGCTGCCCGGCGGGTCGCGGCAGGGGCAGCGCCGTGCGTTCGAGGCGCTCGGCGCCGGTCTCGGCGACCAGTGGCTGGCCCACACCGACGCGTACGCCCCGGTCTGGGAGACCCTGCGACGCGGCTACCTCGAGCCGTGGGAGACCACCGGCACCGGGCCCTCCCAGGAGGCGCTGGCCCTCCTCGGCTCGCGCGAGACCCTGCGTCGGCGGCTGCGCGGGTCGCTTCGTGACGACCGTCTGGCCGACGTCGCGGCCCACCCCCTCGTGGTCGACGGCCACGCCCCGCGTGACGTGCCGGCCTGGGCCGGCGTCACCTCCTGGCTGGAGCAGTGCTTCGGCGGCTGGCGGTTCACGGGCGGCACGGCCCGGTTGCTCGACCTGCTCGTCGACCGGCTCGCGCTGCGCCGGGTCGGGGTGCACACCGGCACCGACGTGCTCGACGTCGTGGTGCGCTCCGGGCGCGTCGCCGGCGTGGCCACGACCGCGGGCGTCCTCGACGCCGACGTGGTCGTGTGCGCCGTCGACCCCCGCCGGCTGCCCACCCTGGCCCCGCTGGTGCGGGCCACCGTGCCGGCGCTGCCCCCGGCGCTGACCCACGTCGGGCTCCACGACCCCCCGCCGCTCGACCACGAGCTCGTGCTGCACGGCGACCCCCTGGTCGTCGTCCGCCCCTCCGGCCCGGGCGCCTGGACCGTGCTCGGACGCGGACGCGGCGCCTCGGACCCCCTCGCCGACCTGGCGCGGGCCGGCCTCGACGTGCGCGACCAGGTCGCGGTCCGGGTCGACCGCTCCCCCCGCGCCCTCGTCGAGGAGTGGGGCGGCTCGCCGCTGGGCGTGCTCTGGCAGGGCCGGGGCACCGTGCGCCACCGGATCGGCCCGCGCACCCCGGTCCCGGGCCTGTACGCCGCCGGGGCGCACGCCGTCCCCGGTCCCGGGGTCCCGTTCGTCGGGATGTCGGCGGCGCTCGTGGTGCACGCCGTGCTGGCCGACCTCGGCCGGCCGGTGGAGCCCTGA